One window of Candidatus Neomarinimicrobiota bacterium genomic DNA carries:
- the clpB gene encoding ATP-dependent chaperone ClpB has product MINLDRYTIKAQEIIKNTIDIALKNNNQAIEPEHVFLSLLTTPDNAGLSVLKKLVGNIDPIKSETENLIQKLPKVIGTPEQPFLSSDTNRLFQIAEEEARKFGDEYISAEHLLIGIESVAKAGLRAFLKNNGITADSIKKAIKEFRGTQRVTDQSPEDKYQALKKFCRDLNDLAKRGKLDPVIGREDEIRRVLQVLSRRTKNNPVLIGDPGVGKTAIVEGLALRIVSGDVPEPMKDKRVMALDMGALIAGAKYRGEFEDRLKAVIKEIVESDGNIILFIDEIHTVVGAGAAEGAVDASNILKPPLARGELRCIGATTVEEYRKYIEKDKALERRFQPVYIDEPSVEDSISILRGIKERYEIHHGIRITDGAIVAAVELSHRYITDRFLPDKAIDLIDEAASRLRLQIDSMPAELDEIKRKIAQLEIENLALSKEKDNPESQKQIEKIQRELAELREKEKVLESRWQEEKGLLNNINELKKKIEDKRYEAEQAEREGNWERAAQIKYAEIIELEKALEEEKKKLEKIQSQKPLLKEEVTAEDVAEIVSKWTGIPVSKLVETEKEKLVHMEERLKQRVVGQDEAVKAVSNAIRRARAGLQDKNRPLATFIFTGSTGIGKTELAKALAEFLFNDENALIRIDMSEYMEKHSVSRLIGAPPGYVGYEEGGQLTEAVRRKPYSVILLDEIEKAHPDVFNILLQVIDEGRLTDNKGRVANFKNTIIIMTSNLGSQYIMSQAETLNEDNFEVIYENIKETVMRELKSHLKPEFLNRIDEIIVFRPLLPKDVEKIVELQFSRLTSQLESQGIKVQLTQKAREILAKASWDPAFGARPVRRVIQKRILDPLALEILEGKFKSGNTIKVDIQNGNIVFKR; this is encoded by the coding sequence ATGATAAATCTAGATCGTTATACAATAAAAGCACAGGAAATAATAAAGAATACAATAGATATAGCCTTAAAAAATAATAATCAGGCGATCGAACCAGAGCATGTCTTTCTCTCATTGTTAACGACCCCAGATAATGCTGGATTATCTGTGCTGAAGAAACTTGTTGGAAACATTGACCCAATAAAATCTGAAACAGAAAATCTAATCCAGAAACTACCAAAAGTAATAGGAACACCCGAACAGCCATTCTTAAGTAGTGACACAAATAGACTTTTCCAGATAGCAGAAGAAGAAGCAAGAAAATTTGGAGATGAGTATATAAGCGCTGAACATTTATTAATCGGTATAGAGAGTGTAGCAAAAGCAGGACTAAGGGCATTTCTAAAAAATAATGGAATCACTGCTGATTCAATCAAAAAAGCTATTAAAGAATTCAGAGGTACACAGAGGGTCACAGATCAATCACCAGAAGACAAATATCAGGCATTAAAAAAATTCTGTCGTGACCTGAACGATCTTGCAAAAAGGGGTAAACTCGATCCTGTAATCGGGAGAGAAGATGAAATAAGAAGGGTCCTACAGGTTCTATCTAGAAGAACCAAAAACAATCCAGTACTAATTGGTGATCCAGGAGTTGGGAAAACAGCAATTGTGGAGGGCTTAGCACTCCGCATAGTATCAGGTGATGTTCCCGAACCTATGAAAGATAAAAGGGTCATGGCATTGGATATGGGCGCTCTAATTGCGGGAGCTAAATACCGCGGTGAATTTGAGGACAGATTAAAAGCTGTAATAAAAGAAATAGTTGAATCCGATGGAAATATTATTCTATTTATCGACGAAATACATACAGTCGTCGGTGCTGGAGCTGCAGAAGGTGCTGTAGATGCATCAAATATTTTAAAACCTCCTCTTGCCAGAGGGGAATTGAGATGTATAGGAGCTACAACTGTCGAAGAATATAGAAAGTATATAGAAAAGGATAAAGCTCTCGAGAGGAGATTCCAGCCTGTATATATAGATGAGCCAAGCGTAGAAGATTCAATCTCTATATTAAGAGGAATCAAAGAAAGATATGAAATACACCACGGTATTAGAATAACAGATGGTGCAATTGTAGCTGCTGTAGAGTTATCTCATCGTTACATAACCGATAGATTTTTACCTGACAAAGCTATAGATCTAATTGATGAAGCAGCCAGTAGACTGAGGTTGCAGATTGATTCCATGCCTGCCGAACTGGATGAGATAAAAAGAAAAATTGCTCAATTAGAAATCGAAAACCTTGCATTATCCAAAGAAAAGGACAATCCTGAATCTCAAAAACAGATAGAAAAGATTCAACGTGAACTTGCTGAACTAAGGGAAAAGGAAAAGGTTCTCGAAAGTAGATGGCAAGAAGAAAAGGGACTTTTGAATAATATAAATGAACTTAAAAAGAAAATTGAAGATAAAAGATATGAAGCAGAACAAGCTGAAAGAGAGGGCAATTGGGAAAGAGCTGCACAAATTAAGTATGCTGAAATTATAGAATTAGAAAAAGCACTAGAAGAAGAAAAGAAAAAATTAGAGAAGATTCAAAGTCAGAAACCTCTACTTAAAGAAGAAGTTACCGCAGAAGATGTGGCAGAAATTGTATCTAAATGGACAGGTATACCTGTTTCTAAACTGGTAGAGACAGAAAAGGAAAAGCTCGTACATATGGAGGAAAGACTCAAACAGAGAGTAGTAGGTCAGGATGAAGCCGTAAAAGCAGTGTCCAATGCTATAAGAAGAGCCAGAGCTGGATTACAAGATAAGAATAGACCGCTCGCAACGTTCATATTTACAGGTTCCACAGGTATAGGTAAAACAGAATTAGCAAAAGCACTCGCTGAATTTCTATTCAACGATGAAAATGCCCTTATTAGAATAGATATGTCTGAATATATGGAAAAACATTCTGTTTCTAGATTAATTGGAGCCCCACCGGGATACGTAGGATATGAAGAGGGCGGACAACTAACTGAAGCAGTAAGGAGAAAACCTTATTCTGTAATACTATTAGATGAGATTGAAAAAGCTCACCCCGATGTATTCAATATACTGCTTCAAGTTATTGACGAAGGTAGATTGACCGATAATAAAGGTCGAGTTGCCAATTTCAAAAACACAATAATCATAATGACATCAAATCTTGGAAGTCAGTATATAATGAGCCAAGCAGAAACACTAAACGAGGATAATTTTGAAGTCATTTACGAAAATATAAAAGAAACAGTAATGAGAGAATTAAAGAGTCACCTGAAACCAGAATTTTTAAATAGAATAGATGAGATCATTGTTTTCAGACCATTACTGCCAAAAGATGTGGAAAAAATTGTTGAGCTACAATTTAGCAGGCTAACCAGTCAACTTGAGAGTCAAGGCATTAAAGTTCAGTTAACTCAAAAGGCAAGGGAAATACTCGCAAAAGCCAGCTGGGACCCTGCCTTTGGTGCTCGACCTGTACGCAGAGTGATACAAAAGAGAATACTTGATCCCCTGGCTCTCGAGATACTAGAAGGTAAATTTAAATCTGGAAATACTATCAAAGTTGATATTCAAAATGGTAATATTGTCTTTAAAAGATAA
- a CDS encoding tetratricopeptide repeat protein has product MKSLNLILSILVLIALLSIFHCSKEPKMDPKGYWDQATSLLEKKKYEESINLYRKMVRYYPEDSLTVEALFVMAGIYKNNLREMDSALAIYNRICQKYPKSPKAPNAMFMIGYIYANEIKDYEKARESYNAFLNKYPHHILAQSAKWELKYLGKPLDEIPELQTFTKENRSKR; this is encoded by the coding sequence ATGAAAAGCTTAAATCTGATATTATCAATTTTAGTATTGATTGCTCTACTCTCAATATTTCATTGCTCAAAGGAACCAAAAATGGATCCAAAGGGATATTGGGATCAGGCAACATCCTTATTAGAGAAAAAGAAGTACGAAGAGAGCATCAATCTTTATCGGAAAATGGTTAGATACTATCCGGAAGACTCACTTACTGTTGAAGCACTCTTTGTAATGGCTGGAATTTATAAAAATAACCTTAGGGAAATGGATAGTGCCCTTGCTATTTATAATAGAATCTGTCAGAAATATCCGAAATCTCCAAAAGCTCCAAATGCTATGTTTATGATTGGTTATATCTACGCCAACGAAATCAAAGACTATGAAAAAGCCAGGGAGAGTTATAATGCTTTTCTTAATAAATATCCTCACCACATTTTAGCTCAATCAGCGAAGTGGGAACTAAAATATCTCGGTAAACCACTCGATGAAATACCGGAACTACAAACTTTTACAAAGGAAAATCGAAGCAAGAGGTAA